The genomic region TATTGCTAGAACAGTCAACCAAAGAACAAAGATTAGAACACTGATCTCTGATCTTTCTGGAGTTTCACTGAGAAGAAGATTCTAGGTACTTACCTTCATCAAGCTCTAGGAAGAAGGTGTCACTACTGTTACATCGCTTAATCACTGTTAGGCTACTTAGCTACGCCAAACATGTAAACACGCTGTGTTTCAAAACACATTTTATAGTTACAGGGTTTTAGGggaaaaatgtggaaaaaagcTTGTTTTCACGTTGGGCTTTGCCCAGTGTTTTCCATTGTCTACACAAGCATTGTAATGTTAATCAGGGCAATCAGAACCATTAGCGAATGTTTCATTTTAGTATAGTTTCTGTGTTGGGAAACTACCTGGGAAAACTATTTGTGGAAATACATTGATAATATCTCCTTTTTTATATAGAAAATCAGAAAAGATGAAAATTAACAAAGAAAAAATATACTTAAGTTGAAATACTAGTATTTTATATTTCATGATATTGTTTTTCTTTGTGTAATCAGTTCTTAGTGTATTGACCTTATTTATGTCCCTCGACCACTAAaccagcatgggtatatttgtagcaatagccaaaatacattgtgtggTTCAAAATgacctatttttcttttatgccaaaaattagcatattaagatcatgttccattaagatatttccaaccgtaaatatatcaaaacttaatttttgattagtaatatgcattgctcataacttaatttgaacaactttaaaggcgattttcttaatattttattttttattttttattttttttttagattttttttgcagatttttaGATAGTTGTATTTTAGCCACATATtttcccatcctaacaaaccatacattaatggaaagattatttattatttattatgactggttttgttgtccagagtcacatttttcGTAAGAGTGGGCGTGGCCTTTTGTAATTGTAATGAGTCTTCCAGTATAATTTGCTTCCAGCTATTTTAAGCTGTGTAAACAACTCGTTTCGCTGCTTGATATTGTAAACTGGTGtcttattatattatttcaatgtattagTTTAATTATGAGCACAATGGTTTACAATGCAAACCGTTTTCCCTACAGAAGCTAACATACCGGAAGTCTGGCACATTGACAGAAAGTGGATATGTTTTATGAAAAATAATATAATCAtaaccataaaaaaatatttatttttctagcACTGTTTAGAACACAGAACTATTATTCTAGAAACTTCTCAGAACTAAAATACCCTTTCTTTCCATATGGCCGCTGTAATTTGAAACCGTGTCCACTCACACACCTCGTCTTTGACTCATAGTAGGCGGTCCTTAGAAATGAATGTCGGTATGCAAATGTATCGAGGCATGATTGGACCAGCGAATGTACATCCGGCACATTTGCCCCGCCTACTATTTTAAAGCCGAAAGGAATTTTCCATTCAAACATTCATTCAAAGTTCCTTGTCGTGGAAGGTTCTAGTATACGGAATTGCACTGAAATATTTAAAACGATTTCGACTCATTTCTGAGGTAAGTGcttattttttgggggggaaaaaaagCATAAAGCAGATTTATGTTGTGGTAGTAAAATAgaagttaaatagtaaaaatatagaaGAAGTAGAAATGCTGTGCAGCAAGCTGTTCACCGACCAGACGTTTACCGGTAgtgttaatatttaataatttggtTCATAATGTTTTAAAATCCTTAGGATTGGAGGTATGTTCTCTCATatgttttgattcatttaaaccgGCTTTAGTTTTGCCGTGTAATGTTAACTAACCTACAGTTTAGACCGTTAAGCGAAAGCGGGTAATTCATTTCCGCTTTTCTAGAAATGCTGACTGAATTTCCTTCACCGCTTTCTAAAGGGTTACTTTTGCTAACGTTGCTCGATTTTAATCGTTGATTTGTGTACTTGTCTTGTGAATACTGTATTAGGCTTATCTTTCATGCAAAGTGAACACAAAATGTTAAGAATAGGCAACGTTTTTTgtgaaaatatttataaaattgctAAAGAAATAACATGCGGACACTTCATCTTGTTTGCAAGCTTAACGGAATGGGCGTGTGTGAGAGGAATGTCACCGAAACGTGTTAGGTCTTGAGTTTTCTTGTGAAATTCCTGTGAAGCGAATgaccaattcgtgaatgaatcattcttttgagtcgAATCTTTTCGATGAACACGTTGAGCTGTTTCGCAAAACAAGTTTGAAAGATTCGCTCAGGAATTAGCAAGTCAACAACAAACACCCTAAACAATGTACATATTTATGGCTTTACCGAaacgttttttaaatatttaataagcgGGATGTCAAGGACCACGTGATTGCGTATCTACGTCATGACGTAAAAGAACCGCCCGCGCTTTGAAGCAACTGTTCGAAAGAGCCGATTCGCGGAAATGAGTCGGACTTCCAGTCATAGGCTACCGTTATCTCCTTTTAGCAGACTAGAGATCCAATTTCACGCCACAAAGCCAACCCCCCCTGACTGAACACATGCGCACAGGCGTAATCCATTTACATTAGAGCACACACTAGCCGGAAGTGAGTCAGTCTTATTTGACCTTGTTGTGTTTTGGCCGGTGGATTAAAACGTAATGCGATGCGTAGGAAGAGCTTAATGACAGTGAGGTGTAAGTTATTTTTGCCGGTAGTGGTAGTACGTAGAGACGGGTTTATATCAGTCGGTAACATTTATCATTGTGTCTTCACTACAGGTCTCTGCTCTCGAGGTCTGAACTTCCTTCACTGAACACTGCAAGAAGCTCTCATCAAAGTCATTCTTTATCTCATTTCTGAAACTTCAAGATGTCTCAACAAATCAGGTACAGGAGATTATAAATcattaataaatcaattaaataaataaatctgctcaccaagcctgcatttatttgatccataatACAGATAAAgtactaatattgtgaaatatttttactttttaaaacaactgctttctatttgaatatattttaaaatgtaatttattcctatgatcaaagtgacattttcagcatctttactccagtcacagaatcctccagaaatcattatatgctgattttctgttcaagaaacattttattaacattattatcaatatttataatatttgagtaaaaaatttcaggtttctttcttgaatagaaaaatccaaaaatcagcatttatctgaaataaaaagctttcgtaacattatacaccataccgTTCAAAAGCCAttcttttgggaaagaaattctagaaatgaatttttatttagccaggatgctttaaattcatcagacatgatgataaagacatttataatattacagaacatttctaatttagataaatgctgttcttctgaaacctgaaaaaattcttctctgctgttttcaacattataataataataaatgttatttgagcagcaaatcagaatattagaatgacttctgaagagtCATGAGACTGGagtcatgatgctgaaaattcagctttgaaatcacaggaataaataatattttaaaatatatttaaatagaaacggttattttaaatagtaaaaatatttcacaattttacagcatTTGCTGTGCattggatcaaataagtgcaggcttggtgagaagaaaaaAGCCTTAATCACACATTTGACTACTGAATGTTAAATGTTAAGTCATTCTTTTTGTTAATATCTAAATGTTAAATACATGCTCTTTTGAtataatacatttacaaaaggccaattgaatttaaatgtattggtattgttttaatttatttagggcatgttttcattcattttgcaCATTTCTTCCTTTAGCCTCCCCGCCAAACTGATTAATGGTGGCGTTGCTGGCATCGTTGGGGTCACTTGCGTCTTTCCCATCGATTTGGCCAAGACCAGACTCCAGAACCAGAGACAAGGCCACCAAGTTTACAAGAGCATGTAAGtgctctactttttttttttaacttcctcATTCACAAACCATTATTAGTTAGTCCTTCTTATGTCCTTCCTCACTTTGATTTGACTAGCTGCCTTTCATTGGTAGTTAATCCTGGTGGAATGTGTGATGCATGGTTAGGCGTTAGTTTCCGTCTGACATGACGGTTTAGCCTCTATGGTCACCACTaggggtggggaaaaaaatcgatattgcaatatattgttgtgctctctgtcgcaataaataatcgatacactaacggccaatatcgatattttattacaacacaaaatgattaatttacccgttgtcagtgtcactgtcactacccaatatctaccattctgtttgcggggggcgctgttggagtaaataggcgtaaagtggcggaagcagcggccagtgaagaacacaagttaactaacaacaacagagaagcgcagaaaaaagaaGCGAGAAGAATGGCCgaaaataacgaaaaacaaatcaaagacccacccgctagttgagcatgctgatcagttagtgttcaagaagaatatgccttgatgtgtcccatgtccaggttaacataaagcactttaaagtaacttactactgacctTTCAGTATTAAGGTTTACACATGTtaattaatgttcatgttgtttttggtAACATTTTGCAATAAAGTTCATtcgttaaacattagttaatgcactaacTAACaggaactaaccatgagcaatacatttgttactgtatttactaatgttcattaacgttagttaccgaaaatacagttgttcattgttagttcatgttagttcacattgcattaactaacgttaacaagattttaataatgtattagtaaatattgaaatgaacaaagattaataaatactgtataagtgcagttcattataagttcatgttaactaatgtggtaaACTAATGTTaagtaaagaaccttattgtaaaatgttaccttgttttttaatgttcatgcacttttatctgtctagctgtacagtgtttacatttaagaccaggaggcagtgagttattatgcaaatgcatatttctttgcacaatgttggaaatgttggcattaataaatgcataagatttccttattatgggtatttttttcacatatatcgttgatgaaatttcttccaatatattgaatatcgtagatatcgtgatattatcattatcgtgggccacatatcgccacagaattgaatcgtgagttacctgtatcgtcccacccctagtcACTACAAAGCCTTATAAGGATTGAGGCCAGACCTCAGTGTTGCATATGTGATGGCTTTTGTTGCTAATATAGGTTAATTTCATGTTAAAAATGGTTTGTCTTTTAGGGTTGACTGCCTCATCAAAACAGTGCGATCTGAAGGATACTTTGGCATGTATAGAGGTAAGATTCGCTCTTTTATTTATAAGTGTCTTTAATGTAGTAAAATTAGTATAGCCTCTTATATGGCATGATGGGTACACCTGAATAGACTTGAGGAATCTAGTCTTTATGACTGGAGAATGAACTACAATAGCTTGGCTGCTGATAGTTAAACTAAGAGTTAACACTTTACaatgtgtcatttgttaacattaatgtattaactaacatgacccaacaatgaacaatacatttattaaattatttattcatcttcgttaatgttagttaataaaaatacagtagttcatgttaattcacagtgtattaactaacaaacacaacttgtaagtattgttcattcttagttcatgttaactagtgaacctttttgtaaagtgttaccaactaagactttttttttttgctttttcgtAGCAGTGAAATGGCAATAGTTAAGCACTTTTCCCAACATCTAATGAATACATTTGTAGTTTAaccctttcttttttttcaagACTTTTAGAGTATGCTTTGGTTAGTAAATGGACACAAAAGTCTAGAGTAGTACTTAACCCTTTATTTTTAGCCCTCTGATGCATGGCGTGCACTATAGTGGCATTTTAACCATTCAGGTTGTGACGTCCAAACAACCatagttaattttatttaagcCTCAGTCATAATTCTACATGACTGTCCTTATTCCTGACAACATATCTTGCATAAGTACCTCTGTGTGACTTATGTTAAAGGACTATTCTctcaaaatacattttatattaaactCAAGAAAATGTATTCAATAAATTGAAAATGGCTAGAGTATACGtataaaatgttacttttttgagAAATAATAATTAATGCATCAGAGGGTTAATTTTAAATGAAGCAAACCAAACATGTTGTAATTATTACATTTGGTAGATCGGATGTTTGGCTTCAGTTATTCAATAGACCAGTGTAAGTTTCCTTTAAGAGTGTTTTCTGTTAGTTTGGAGGAGATTGGAGTCGGTGTTTTGTGCCGGGTCTCCATTTCTGTGAGGAATGCTGTTGTTTGCATCTGTGTTTTTCATGTTACAGACATGGGTCCCCGCTGGGATAGTGAAGGCTAGCCGATAAGGCGCAGCCACGCTGGAGGCAAATCATTTATCATGGTTCTTACTCACTCTGCTCTATTACAATTAGGCaccaatttttgttttatttctacaTAATTGTTGAATTTTGATATTTACTTTTTGCTTCCTGTTTCTTtgtagttcttttttttttttttcttcccacaCTTTCTTCACTGTCCTTGCTCTTGTCTCATTCAGTACTAACCCATCTTGCCATGTTCTGTTAACATCTAGAATGTTTTGTTGGatattcatcatcatcatcacttaCACTCATTATCTGCTTTAAGGTCTTTTTATCTGATCATGTGAACAACCACTGTGCTTTGTCTTTAAAGACAGTGGgattttaaaataacatggttTCAATTAGGGCTGGGCAGTATGACAATTATATTGCTGTATAAATAAACATTTCAGGTTGAATATTTGCATAATTATATGAGTAAGAATAACTTACAAATTAAAGTTGCTCAGTCTTAATCATTTTCCGTCATATggattttctttatttttcttaaGAACTTGATCAGTGcacaataaataaatgtctgtAAAACATATTTCACTACATTTAACACATGAGTTTGAAAACAAGACTCAATACAGCAGTACATAAATATTTGAAGCCGTTGTAAAATAATCACGACATCACATCAGTTAATATTAATACTCCAGTTAGCACGTGCAACACATTAAAACTCCGCAGCAAAGCTGTTTGTGACATTTCAGAGAACAAGCtgtattcatttttattgtttgcagATTGCATAATCTTCCTGCCGACACATTTCCATACTCTTATATGCTGTGATACTGCACAACCCTAATGTTGGTCTCTTTCTGGAATGTGCCTGCATTCATTTTTGTCTCACTACATTTATCTGAATATTCTTTTCTATTTTCTGTTCTCTGTTTGTTTATATACTAGTTAATATTGTTTGGTTTTGTACACATGTAAAATCCCCCTCCATCATCAGCTCACAAGCTCATAAGCTTTGCATATTCTTACAGTCTGTTAGTGGCATTTTTATATTACATAGATCTGTTTGAATGGTACTTGATAAAGGTCATGTTGTAGTTGTATCTCTGTTTTGATGGTGGTGGGGAATGTGTTTGCTGATCTGTGAGCAGTTGTGGTGTGGTTTTCTTTAACCCTCTGTTTGTTTGTCTTTTAGGTGCTGCGGTTAATCTTACACTAGTCACTCCTGAGAAGGCCATCAAACTGGCTGCCAATGACTTCTTCCGGTGCAAACTCTCCAGAGATGGGTATGTTTGCCACTTTTGCACTTGGTGCTTGttcaaatgcattttatttataattaatatacatATAATCATTGCTTGTTTTGTTACAGGAGAGGGCTGACTGTATTTAAAGAGATGGTGGCTGGATGTGCTGCTGGCATGTGCCAGGTTGTCATTACCACTCCAATggagatgctgaaaattcaactacAGGATGCTGGGAGGCTTGgtgggtttcttttttttttttttttttaatgggagCCTTGTGTATTTGACTTGTATGGTTTAATATAATGAAAATAAtgcctcttactgaaatatgtagtagaaaaacaaacattgtttaatacatattttggacaACGTGTGCTCCATTATATTGGTTTCGTAAAATGGCTGCAATGCTCTGGccattgctatttttaccacaaaacAACTCAGAAAACCCCCctcgaaaaataaaatactgatacgttGAACATGGCTACCGAAAGACCACAGAGATTTTAAATGCCCCTGGTTATCCAGTAATATCCGCACAAGTAACTCCTTCATTGGCTGCAGTGTCATGACAAGTGTCAACATGTTTTCATCCTGCCtttctactaaaagcctcaggcctgagggctaaagtggagagaacaaagacacaggtctttagaaagttttatttgtCTACAGGTGTCTTCCAATTATTTTCTCCTCTTTTTATCGCTAAATCAGTGCATTACTTCTCTagttgcccttcaactgaaaattacaaccaaaagccgcagaATGTTGCGTCTAGAGCTGTCATGATTCCTTAAATCAATTTgagttctttcaaaaatatatttttaaatccttGAATGCATTTTTCCTGTTgtcgagtaaccggcaaaatatCAGAAGGGGTGCATTCTACAGACGACCATTCAAAAAAGCATTATTAGAAAGTCATTATCGACTTGATTACAAGTCTAGCCTGAGTGTTTTTGATTATGATCAGGGGTGTTATTTTGCAGTATGTTACAGTGTAGTTGTATTACTCACTCAGTCATTTAGCTATACTAACAACTTTCTGTTCCTCACAGCTGCTCAGCAGAGAAAACCAGGCATCATTCCTGCCACTAGACTGGCGACCACAAACACGGTGTTGAGTCGCTCCTACAACGTGGTGCCCAACACACCCAGGGCCATATCTGCCACTCAGATCGCAAGAGAGTTAGTGCACACTCAAGGCATTCAGGGGCTGTACAAAGGCCTTGGAGCAACTCTATTGAGGTAATGCACTGTCAAATCTTTACTGTGAACATTTGCATTTACTGTTGTTGCAGTAATGTAACGTTTGTTCTCCTTTTCCCCTATTTAGAGATGTACCTTTCTCAATGGTCTACTTCCCTCTCTTTGCGAATTTGAACAAATTGGGTAAACCTTCTCCTGATGAGGCTGCGCCATTTTATTGGTCGTTCATCTCTGGATGCGTTGCAGGCTCTACAGCTGCTGTAGCCGTTAACCCATGTGATGGTGAGGTTTTTGTTTTCCAATAtttaattgcctttttttttgtgtgtgtgactgAAATGCACATGTTTACCATTTATTTTCTTCGGCAGTGATTAAAACCAGGCTGCAGTCTCTGAGCAAAGGAGCCAACGAAGAAACCTACAGCGGCATAATTGACTGTTTTAGGTAAGGCATCAGTCCTATAACTAGTTACGATTTAACTGATTTGTCACTCTGGAATGTGAGTGTATCATCTACCGTGTTTAACCTTTGCTTGTTTCTTCATTCCCACAGCAAGATCATGAATCGAGAAGGTCCATCTGCTTTCATGAAGGGCGCGGGCTGCAGGGCTCTCGTCATCGCGCCACTCTTCGGTATCGTGCAGGTCATGTACTTCCTCGGCGTGGGAGAGTTTATCATGAGCCAGTCTCCTCTAAAGCTAATCTCTGACTGAACAGACTCTAGTACTTCAGACTGTGGCAGCTATATAACCAACTGTACATTTACAAACAAAGATAAACATTAATCAAGATGGGTAGAGTTGTCAAGAACGGCTACTTCAACTCTGGTTCCTGTGAGTTTTTCCAGCCTTACCGCACTTCCTCTATGGTTTACAGGCTTATTTGATGGGCTGTGGCCAGCGTTTTGCACTTGTTGGTAAGGATACATCTGGAGGAGAGCGCTTAAGACGTGCTTATGTTTTTTAGAAGCATATATGAAGGTTTCCCCTCAATGAGGGAGACTGGTGTCACTGTGATGACACTAAGGATTTTCTTGACTTGTTTTTCTCATCTATACACTTTGTACAATTCTGTTTGTATTAATACTTTTGTCTCTTTCGTTTTTCCAACTCAGAATTCATTTCTGTTTTTCTGTTCTGTCACTGTTTTTAGTGTCTAAACAACTGGGTTACTTTGCTTTTG from Garra rufa chromosome 12, GarRuf1.0, whole genome shotgun sequence harbors:
- the slc25a55a gene encoding solute carrier family 25 member 55a isoform X1 — encoded protein: MSQQISLPAKLINGGVAGIVGVTCVFPIDLAKTRLQNQRQGHQVYKSMVDCLIKTVRSEGYFGMYRGAAVNLTLVTPEKAIKLAANDFFRCKLSRDGRGLTVFKEMVAGCAAGMCQVVITTPMEMLKIQLQDAGRLAAQQRKPGIIPATRLATTNTVLSRSYNVVPNTPRAISATQIARELVHTQGIQGLYKGLGATLLRDVPFSMVYFPLFANLNKLGKPSPDEAAPFYWSFISGCVAGSTAAVAVNPCDVIKTRLQSLSKGANEETYSGIIDCFSKIMNREGPSAFMKGAGCRALVIAPLFGIVQVMYFLGVGEFIMSQSPLKLISD
- the slc25a55a gene encoding solute carrier family 25 member 55a isoform X2, which codes for MVAGCAAGMCQVVITTPMEMLKIQLQDAGRLAAQQRKPGIIPATRLATTNTVLSRSYNVVPNTPRAISATQIARELVHTQGIQGLYKGLGATLLRDVPFSMVYFPLFANLNKLGKPSPDEAAPFYWSFISGCVAGSTAAVAVNPCDVIKTRLQSLSKGANEETYSGIIDCFSKIMNREGPSAFMKGAGCRALVIAPLFGIVQVMYFLGVGEFIMSQSPLKLISD